The DNA segment AAGAGCTTCAAGCCGCCCGCATAGACAGCGCCATCGAAGCCCTTTACCGCAAAGCCAATATTCAGACGGCCAAATAACTTCAAAAACACATAAAGCAATATGAAAAAACAAAAAAAGATTATATTTTTTGCCGCAGCCGCATTGGCTGCGGGCATCGCCATCGGCAAAGTTCCCGAAATCGAACGCAGCCGTGTTGATGCTTTGGTGGCGGAAGAGCTTGAAAACGCTTCCCTGATGCCCGACGGCCAAAAGCCCGACGTGGAAAGCCTGCGTAAAAACATTACGCTGCAACTGCAAACCGTTGAAATTCTCAAAAACGAAGCGTTGAAAATAGGCTTGGATAAAAAACCTGAAGTTCAGGCTCATTTTAAAAATGCAGAAGCGCAGTTTTATGCCACACAATACGCATTACACCTTGAGCGCGAAGCACAGGTAAACGAAGCAGACATACGCGCCGCTTACGACAGCCAAACCCGTGCAGTGAAAATCCAGCAGGTTAATTTTGCCACCGCAGAAGAAGCCCGTCAGGCACAACAACTGTTATTGAAAGGTTTGTCTTTCGACGGGTTGATGCAGCGCTACCCCAGCCCCGAGCAAATCGGCGGCTTTATTTCGCCCAATCAACTGCCGCCGGTTTTGGCGGATGTGATCAACCGGATGTCGCGCGGCCAAATTACCCGCGAGCCGGTAGAGATGAACGGCAGATTTTATCTGTTTAAGCTCACGGCTTCCGAACGCAACCCCGACGCGCCGCCTTTCGAGCAAATTAAAGATATTCTGATCCGCAAGGCCAAGCAGGAAAAAATGCAGCAACAGATTGACGAACTGCTGCAAAAAGAAGGCATGACCAAACTGAAGCAGCCTTAAGCCTGCCGCCAGGCATTGCCCGAACGGTAAGGCCGTCTGAACAGCCAAGTTCAGACGGCCTCGTTTTTGTGTGCATGATACTTTACGGTTAGACCACTTCATTGCCAATTCAAAACAGTAAAGCATCTTTCATTGATTCCCACCCGAAAGATTTTCAGGCTTCGGCCTCAAACTTTCTCAACAAACGCGCTTGGCATTGGCCTAGATGGCGTCTCATCATCTTGCAGGCACGGGCTTTTTTGCCTTCCACCAGCAAATCGAGAATCTCGCGGTGCTCGCAATAGGTATGGCGCAAACGGTCTTTCGGGGCATCGAACACGGCAATAATCAGCGAAGAACGCGCGCACAATGTATTAACGATTTCCAGCAGCACATCGTTGTTCAGCAAACGCGCCAGCTCGACATGGAAAGCATTGGACAAGCGGTTCCAGCTTACCCGGTCGCCACGGTTGAAGGCTGCCTCTTCCTGATCGATCAACGCATAAAGAGGCTTGGCTTTTTCCGCCAAGTTTTCTTCTTCAAGCAGCATGTTGATGATGGTTTCTTCCAAGGCGATACGCATTTTGAACACATCTTGCGTTTCTTTGGCATCGGGCACATGCACGAATGCGCCGCGATTGGGCAGCAAATCAACGATTTTATCGTGTGCCAGCAAAGAAAGCGCGCTACGCACGGTGCTGCGCGAGCAAGTCATCTGGCGGCACAGGTCGGATTCGGTCAGCTTATTGCCCGGACGCAGGTTGTGGTCGGTAATGCCGTCTAAAATTCTGGAATATACGCGGAAAAGCTCGGCATCGTGCCGCTCTTCCAGCAAAGACGAGGTTGCGGGTGCTTGCGGAAAATTGTTTTCGTTATCTGTCATACCGGTTCTCCTGCCTGATCAGGCAGTTGGAAGTATTCGAGTAGTTATCGCAAATATACTTAACTGGCTACGGTGTTGCTGCCTTGTATCAAAATTAAGTGGATTGACTATATTGCCGGCCGTGTGAACCATTCTGAATCGTAGGCAAGTCAAGGCCGTCTGAAAACCTTGTTTTCAGACGGCATGTTTTGATTTAAGCCGTTTCGACAATCTCGAAGCTGTGCGTTACTTTGGCCGCCTTGCCCAACATAATCGAAGCGGAACAATATTTTTCGGCAGACATCTGCACGGCTTTTTCAATCGCACTTTCTTTCAGGTTGCGGCCCAGCACTTCAAAATGGATGTGGATTTCGGTAAACACGCGCGGTGTGTCGTCGGCACGCTTGGCGGTAACGGTTGCCCGGCAATCCACTATGTCCTGACGCTGCTTTTCGGCAATCATCACCACATCAATGCTGGAACAGCCCGCCACGCCCAGCAGCAGCATTTCCATCGGGCTGGGGCCGCGCTTGGCCTGCCCTTCTTGCGCCGAACCTTCCATCACCACGCTGTGGCCGGCTTCGGTTGTGCCGACAAAACACATGCCGTCTATCCATTTTGACGTTACTTTCATATCGTTTATTCCTCGTGAAGCGGTTGTTCAGACACCAAGATGCCGTCTGAATCGCTGTATAAATAATGTCCCGGGGTAAATGTTACGCCGCCGAACGTAACCGGCACATCCACTTCGCCCGCGCCGTCTTTCGCACTCTTGCGCGGGTTGGTGCCCAAGGCTTTCACGCCGAACTGCATGGCGTTGATGGCTTCGTTGTCGCGGATGGGGCCGAAAATCACCGCGCCCGCCCAGCCGTTGGCCGCGCCCGCACCGGCAATCATATCGCCCATCAATGCGCTGTATAAATCGCCGCCGCCGTCCACCACCAGCACTTCTCCGTCGGAGTGCGTGTTCATCAGCTTTTTAACCAAGCCGTTGTCGCGGCTGCATTTTACCGTGCGGATTCTGCCGCAGAAACGGTGCCGGCGGCCGAAATGTCGGAACTGTACTTCGCACGAAGGCGTATCGGGGGCGATGTCGATTAGATCGGCAGTTGCAAAATCATTTTTTCCGCTCATGGTTTTCTCCTTTGCTTGTATTGTGTGCGGTTTTCTTTTCCGCTTGTGGCAGCCCGAAAACACCGCAGGCCGTCTGAAAAGCATTATAAAGTATTTTTGCCTTTCAGACGGCCTGCCGTGGGCTTGCGTGGCTTAAAGGTTTTCCATCATCCAATGCACATAGCGGCTTACACCTTCGTCCACATCTAAAAACGCTTCTTCGTAACCGGCTTCGCGCAAACGCGAAATATCGGCCTCGGTAAAGCTCTGGTATTTGCCCTTGAGCGAATCGGGGAACGGAATGTAGCGGATCAGCTCTTCTTTAACCAATTCCTGAAGGCTCATCGCGGGCTTGCCCTCGGCCACGCGGCAAGCGTTGACGGTGGCGGCGGCCAAATCGTTAAACGGCTGGCTGCGGCCGGTGCCCAAGTTGAAAATACCTGATTTTTCAGGGTTGTCGAAGAAGAACAGGTTCACTTTCACCACATCTTCCACACTCACGAAATCGCGGGTTTGCTCGCCGTTGCCGTAACCTTCGTTCTCGCCGAACAAATTCACATAGCCCTGCTCGCGGTATTGGTTGAAATGGTGGAACGCCACCGAAGCCATGCGGCCTTTGTGCTGTTCGTGCGGGCCGTACACATTGAAATAGCGGAAACCGGCCACTTGCGCGGTCAAGCCTTCTTCCATGCGGCGGCGCACCACTTGGTCGAACAGGAATTTGGAATAGCCGTACACATTGAGCGGTTTTTCCAATTCGCGCTCTTCGCGGAAAATCTCGCCTTTGCCGTACACCGCCGCGCTGGAGGCATACAAAAACGGAATACGCTCGTCCTGACACCAATCGAGCAGATCGAGGCTGTATTGATAGTTGTTGTCCATCATATACAGGCCGTTGTGCTCCATAGTGTCGGAACACGCACCGTCGTGGAACACGGCTTCGATATCGTCAAACGGCAGCAGATGCTCGCGCACTTGGCGGATGAATTCGTGTTTGTCGAGATAATGGGCGATTTCGCACTCGGCCAGATTTTTGAATTTCTCGCCGCGGGTCAGGTTATCAACGGCAACAATGTCGGTAATACCGCGTTCGTTCAGGGCTTTAACGATGTTGCTGCCGATAAAGCCGGCGGCACCGGTTACGATGATGGTCATAATCTTTTCCTTTTGGTTTTGAAAACAAGGAGCCGGCCGTCTGAAAGGTTTTTCAGGCTATATTCAGACGGCCTGTTGTTCCTTCAAAGCCGCGCTGAGTTCGTCAAACGAACACACCGCCGTACCCAATTTCGCCACCACCACACCGGCGGCGGTATTGGCAATATGCATGGCCTCGGGCAGGCTGAAACCGGCGGCTATGCCCAAGCCCATGCTGGCAATCACGGTGTCGCCTGCGCCGGATACGTCGTACACTTCTTGGGCGCGGGTGGGCTGGTGGTCGATTTGGCTGCTGCGAAACAGCGTCATGCCTTCTTCGCTGCGGGTAAGCAGCAGGGCTTGCAATTCCAAATTACGGCGCAGGTTTTGGGCTTTTTCGGTCAATTCCGCTTCATCGCGCCAACTGCCCACTACTTCTTTCAGTTCGGCACGGTTGGGGGTGAGCAGGGTGGCTCCGGCGTATTTTTCGTAATCGTCGCCTTTCGGATCGATCAACACGGGCTTGCCTGCCAAACGTGCCCATTCGATCATGCCGGCCACATGCGTCAACCCGCCTTTGCCGTAATCGGACAACACCACCACATCGTATTCCGGCAACAATTGGCGGTATTGCTCTTTAACCGAATCGAGAATCTCACGATGCGGCATTTCTTCAAAATCAAGGCGGATAAGCTGCTGGTTGCGGGCAACCACGCGCAGTTTGACGGTGGTAGAAATTTCTTTGTCGCGCATCAGATACGAAGCCACACCGTCTTGCTGCATCAATTTTTCCAGCGCATTGGCGGCTTCGTCATCGCCGGTTACAGACAGCAACGCCGCTTTGCCGCCCAGCGAGGCGATGTTGCGGGCAACGTTGGCGGCACCGCCCGCGCGTTGGTCGGTTTTAGAAATTTTGGCAATCGGCACGGGGGCTTCGGGGGAAATACGGGCAACGTCGCCGAACCAGTAACGGTCGAGCATCACGTCGCCCACCACCAAAACGCGGGCTTGTGCCAAACGCGACTGTAATTGCTGTATATCGGTGTTGAGTACCATAGGAATATCCGTTTATCTGTGTTTCAGACGGCCTCTTTATCACAAGAGACCGTCTGAACATATTTAAATCGAAATCTGATTGGCTGCCGCATTCACTTCGCGCAACACGGCCACGGGGTCGGCGGCCTGCGTAATCGGCCTCCCCATCACCAAGTAGGTGGAACCCGCCGCCAACGCTTGCGCGGGGGTCATGATGCGGCGTTGGTCGTCGCTGTTGCCGGCGGTATCCAAGCGGATGCCGGGCGTAACCAGCACAAATTCTCCGCCCAACTCGCGGCGCAGCGGTGCGGCTTCGCGGGCGGAACAGACTACGCCGTCCAAACCGGAACTTTGCGCCAGTTTCGCCCAACGCAACACCAATTCTTCTACCGGTTGATTTAGGCCGATTTCGGCAAGGTCGCTCTGCTCCATGCTGGTCAGCACGGTAACGCCGATCAGCAGCGGTTTTTGCGCATGGTTGGCCACGGCTTCGGCGGCGGCTTCCATCATGCGGCGGCCGCTCGAAGCGTGCATGTCCACCATCCACACGCCCATATCGGCCGCTACTTTGCAGGCGTGGGCTACGGTGTTGGGAATGTCGTGGTATTTCAAATCGAGAAACAGCTTGAAGCCTTGGTTGATCAGCTTTTCGGCCAAACTGCGGCCGGTGGCGGTAAACAGTTCTTTGCCGATTTTCAGACGGCATAGGGAAGGATCGAGACGGCGCACAAAGGCAAGCGTGTCGTGTTCGTTGGCAAAGTCCAAAGCCACAATCACGGGCGTGCGGGCGGATTCGGTTTGGAAGTCGGCGATTAATGGGTTCATAACGGGTTCCGTGGCATATTTTCAGACGGCCTGCAGCTCGTGATGTAACAGCTTTGCATGGCTTGCCGCCGCAGGCCGTCTGAAATCATAAAATCGCACAAATTTTAGCAGCTTTCCAACCTGTTTGTCCGCCGTTTGCTCGTGATAAACTGGCTGCCCGCACTATTTTCAGACGGCCTCATTTATGAACTGCCTTGCTTGGAACGCCCCGCCACCGCTTGCCGCACTTGCGGACACTGTCCGCCGCCATGCTAAACCGCTGTATTTGATCGTATGCCTGCCCGACCGCCGCATCCCCGAATTCAGGCCGTCTGAACAACCATGCGCGGAAGAAAGCGCGCTGCGGCAAGCCATAGCGGGC comes from the Neisseria dumasiana genome and includes:
- the rfaD gene encoding ADP-glyceromanno-heptose 6-epimerase, which codes for MTIIVTGAAGFIGSNIVKALNERGITDIVAVDNLTRGEKFKNLAECEIAHYLDKHEFIRQVREHLLPFDDIEAVFHDGACSDTMEHNGLYMMDNNYQYSLDLLDWCQDERIPFLYASSAAVYGKGEIFREERELEKPLNVYGYSKFLFDQVVRRRMEEGLTAQVAGFRYFNVYGPHEQHKGRMASVAFHHFNQYREQGYVNLFGENEGYGNGEQTRDFVSVEDVVKVNLFFFDNPEKSGIFNLGTGRSQPFNDLAAATVNACRVAEGKPAMSLQELVKEELIRYIPFPDSLKGKYQSFTEADISRLREAGYEEAFLDVDEGVSRYVHWMMENL
- the pyrF gene encoding orotidine-5'-phosphate decarboxylase, with translation MNPLIADFQTESARTPVIVALDFANEHDTLAFVRRLDPSLCRLKIGKELFTATGRSLAEKLINQGFKLFLDLKYHDIPNTVAHACKVAADMGVWMVDMHASSGRRMMEAAAEAVANHAQKPLLIGVTVLTSMEQSDLAEIGLNQPVEELVLRWAKLAQSSGLDGVVCSAREAAPLRRELGGEFVLVTPGIRLDTAGNSDDQRRIMTPAQALAAGSTYLVMGRPITQAADPVAVLREVNAAANQISI
- the rfaE1 gene encoding D-glycero-beta-D-manno-heptose-7-phosphate kinase, whose translation is MVLNTDIQQLQSRLAQARVLVVGDVMLDRYWFGDVARISPEAPVPIAKISKTDQRAGGAANVARNIASLGGKAALLSVTGDDEAANALEKLMQQDGVASYLMRDKEISTTVKLRVVARNQQLIRLDFEEMPHREILDSVKEQYRQLLPEYDVVVLSDYGKGGLTHVAGMIEWARLAGKPVLIDPKGDDYEKYAGATLLTPNRAELKEVVGSWRDEAELTEKAQNLRRNLELQALLLTRSEEGMTLFRSSQIDHQPTRAQEVYDVSGAGDTVIASMGLGIAAGFSLPEAMHIANTAAGVVVAKLGTAVCSFDELSAALKEQQAV
- a CDS encoding OsmC family protein, which gives rise to MKVTSKWIDGMCFVGTTEAGHSVVMEGSAQEGQAKRGPSPMEMLLLGVAGCSSIDVVMIAEKQRQDIVDCRATVTAKRADDTPRVFTEIHIHFEVLGRNLKESAIEKAVQMSAEKYCSASIMLGKAAKVTHSFEIVETA
- the rraA gene encoding ribonuclease E activity regulator RraA; its protein translation is MSGKNDFATADLIDIAPDTPSCEVQFRHFGRRHRFCGRIRTVKCSRDNGLVKKLMNTHSDGEVLVVDGGGDLYSALMGDMIAGAGAANGWAGAVIFGPIRDNEAINAMQFGVKALGTNPRKSAKDGAGEVDVPVTFGGVTFTPGHYLYSDSDGILVSEQPLHEE
- a CDS encoding peptidylprolyl isomerase, encoding MKKQKKIIFFAAAALAAGIAIGKVPEIERSRVDALVAEELENASLMPDGQKPDVESLRKNITLQLQTVEILKNEALKIGLDKKPEVQAHFKNAEAQFYATQYALHLEREAQVNEADIRAAYDSQTRAVKIQQVNFATAEEARQAQQLLLKGLSFDGLMQRYPSPEQIGGFISPNQLPPVLADVINRMSRGQITREPVEMNGRFYLFKLTASERNPDAPPFEQIKDILIRKAKQEKMQQQIDELLQKEGMTKLKQP
- a CDS encoding GntR family transcriptional regulator, with amino-acid sequence MTDNENNFPQAPATSSLLEERHDAELFRVYSRILDGITDHNLRPGNKLTESDLCRQMTCSRSTVRSALSLLAHDKIVDLLPNRGAFVHVPDAKETQDVFKMRIALEETIINMLLEEENLAEKAKPLYALIDQEEAAFNRGDRVSWNRLSNAFHVELARLLNNDVLLEIVNTLCARSSLIIAVFDAPKDRLRHTYCEHREILDLLVEGKKARACKMMRRHLGQCQARLLRKFEAEA